The stretch of DNA GTACAGTTTTCGGAGCGTACGTCTCCTTCGGTGCCTCGCCCGCCTTCCTGATCACGGCCAGCGTGATGGCTGCTCCGGGTTCCCTGGCCTTCTCCAAGCTGTTTTACCCCGAGACCGAGGAATCGCTGACCAGGGCGGACAACATGCAGATGGAAAAATCGTAAGTGCCATTTCTCTATTTctctattttaaattttaataacccCCTAATCACTCTATTAAGGCCAGATTCTTCCATTTTGGATGCAGCAGCCAGTGGAGCAGCGGCAGCCTTGATGATTGTACTCGGAATCGTGTCGAACATCATTGCCTTTCTATCCATAATGTTCTTCCTTAACGCATTGACCGAGTGGACTTTTGAGCTTATCGGTCTGAAGAACATCACCCTGCTCTTCATTCTCTCTCAGTTGTTTGTCCCAATAGTCTTCTTGATGGGCGTACCGTGGCACGACTGTCAATATGTTGGGCAGTTAGTGGCCGAGAAATCGCTGATCAACGAGTTTATCGCCTACAAGCACCTAGGGGATTTGGTACGCCTGAATTTGATCGAAGTAAGTATCCATCTGCAGGTGCTATTTTATGTACTTTGAATTAATATCTATTGTGTAGCCGCGAAGTGCTGCAATTGCCACTTTTGCGCTTTGCGGATTCGCCAACCCAGGGTCTCTGGGCATTCTCATCGCGGCTCTGACTGCAATGGCACCAACAAGACGAGGAGATATCACAAAGGTGGCTTTTCGAGCTTATTTTGCAGGCAGTTTTGTAAGTTTCACATCCGCTTCGCTTGCAGGTGAGTTttcaaatttacaaattatatCTACCATTTAAACGCAACTCATCTTTATTAGGTATTCTTATTCAAGGTGATTTTAAGTAATGGAcgttccaaaaaataacaaatcgCACCATGTAAACTAAATGAATGAagatctttttttttgcatgacTCTATTTAAATTggccattatttttttgtacagaTCCCAGTCGGCATTATCGAAGGCCTCACTGCACTGGCCCAACTGGAGTGAGCCCTCGTAGATTTCACGTAGGATTTCCTTAGGCGGTATTTCAATGCGGTTTCGTTTAACGCTAGGGCCTGAGCAAACGTGTTCCAAACGGCGTGTGTAGCTTGACTTACTGACATCGAATGAACTATCTAACAATGAATCCAGAGTTCCTGGTTTCATTCGCAAAGCCTCAAACAATGGTTGCACATCAACACCTATAACGTGGCGGGCACTAAATACTCTAAGTTGGGCATCATCGCTGGCTTTACAAGTGTCGAGGAACTTTTGTCGGTGCCAGTTGGTGCATCCATTATTTGTGTTTAGTCCCCGCAGTATCAGTAGTTGTGTTGATTTGGTTCCTCGAGCTAGCAACTTGAAATAGGCACTAGTAAAGGCCGTACTATTGGCAAGGCACATCAGTTCCTTGGCTATTTCTGAGGTGCGATGAAACCACTGAGAACAGTCTGTTTGATTATGCTCAACCAACACTTCTAGAAGAGCAGCCTGATGGTTAAACAAAGGTTGGgttttgtaattttgtaaacaaactAGCACTAACCGTTTCATAGTAGACCTCAATTTGTGTGGGCGCTGAAGATGAAATGTGTTCTAAGCGCTTCAATAGCGTCATTCCCACTTGGGCATTTGATGTTGCTACAGCAGATAGGTGTCGAAAATTTCGAACGCTCATGGCAGGAAGCTCTTGCTTTCCCatgttgtgaaaatacttAAGAAATCGCTGCACATGAAATTGGCTGGGGTTTTGGGAGAATAGGGCAAAAGAGTTATTACATCTATTCCAGAAAGCTACGGCTTGTTCTATGTCATTGTCTTCCCAACACTTATTAACCTCTTTCagcctaaaataaaaattagttctagGTATTAACTGAATAGTTCATGTACTAAAATTACTTACCGAAAACACAGCATGAGTATATCCGCACACACCTGCGGCGTAATAATATCCTTTTCAAATAAGCCAGCACAGAAATAACTATGAAGTTCTCTGTTTGACACCAAATACAAGAGACTACCAAAAGCATCTATTAGTCGTTCATAACGATCAGCATTGCCAAAGTTGGTGGCATCtgttaattcaataaataataggtaagcaataaattaaatattaaaggtGCCTTACCTTTAAACAAACACTCAAAGATTTTGGTCAATGTTTGACAAGTTTTTGGAAGGACATCCGCGTTGTCTGTAGATACAACAGCTATAAAATCCATGCAAACATCATAGTTATCCCGTTCTGGTGTACACAGAATACCGGACattaaatactaaaatataaactcctaaacatatacaaaaaaatcttatAATCATCTGGATATCTACAGAAATTGACTGTCACTTGCTAAGGAGAGAATTCTGCAGTATCCGGATATGCTTTCTAATTTACCTCTTGACATTTTTGGAATGAGTAAACCATCTCATACAGATCCAATACATGTGGTCTAACATACTTCGATATAAGCTGTTGAATATCCTTGTCAGAATAATATGATGGCCTCCTAAGAGGAtggaaaattataacaaatgcttttacatttttaataacttaCGCTTGCTCACACATTATTAAATCCATGAGGCAACCTGCTAATTCATCGTCAATTTGGGTTACACCGTTTTCGAATATCTGCGCCAGCATTAAAAAGTAGGTCCGCATAACTTCCATAAATTCTTCCAGGTTTTCCACGGGAACAGTGAGTGTGCCctggacaaaaaatattagtttttgcaaaaggTAAT from Drosophila takahashii strain IR98-3 E-12201 chromosome 2R, DtakHiC1v2, whole genome shotgun sequence encodes:
- the LOC123002499 gene encoding uncharacterized protein isoform X1, with protein sequence MSGETDSLGVSLSYSELQAIDQEDIILLVDVDSAVSICNECVLNESANPVDVLTLWFSKLLRAYIDESVCCIQAVKEMCKWFQQESDSGTEAHSAHKKLLQEALAFITVSRDRVLKAGERLVHICTYLLLSMIDFFLVGSNRSEHQIVVDLQFAVLSLLKENTTGSNKVHPRLTPLMQKLMDIADVESKQIKDLELAMRTSETITYMCLHYMSFVNLKDEQIPEWLKETVSHLCDMILSYLEGLYKNGTLTVPVENLEEFMEVMRTYFLMLAQIFENGVTQIDDELAGCLMDLIMCEQARPSYYSDKDIQQLISKYVRPHVLDLYEMVYSFQKCQEYLMSGILCTPERDNYDVCMDFIAVVSTDNADVLPKTCQTLTKIFECLFKDATNFGNADRYERLIDAFGSLLYLVSNRELHSYFCAGLFEKDIITPQVCADILMLCFRLKEVNKCWEDNDIEQAVAFWNRCNNSFALFSQNPSQFHVQRFLKYFHNMGKQELPAMSVRNFRHLSAVATSNAQVGMTLLKRLEHISSSAPTQIEVYYETAALLEVLVEHNQTDCSQWFHRTSEIAKELMCLANSTAFTSAYFKLLARGTKSTQLLILRGLNTNNGCTNWHRQKFLDTCKASDDAQLRVFSARHVIGVDVQPLFEALRMKPGTLDSLLDSSFDVSKSSYTRRLEHVCSGPSVKRNRIEIPPKEILREIYEGSLQLGQCSEAFDNADWDLYKKIMANLNRVMQKKRSSFI
- the LOC123002499 gene encoding uncharacterized protein isoform X2; this translates as MSGETDSLGVSLSYSELQAIDQEDIILLVDVDSAVSICNECVLNESANPVDVLTLWFSKLLRAYIDESVCCIQAVKEMCKWFQQESDSGTEAHSAHKKLLQEALAFITVSRDRVLKAGERLVHICTYLLLSMIDFFLVGRSEHQIVVDLQFAVLSLLKENTTGSNKVHPRLTPLMQKLMDIADVESKQIKDLELAMRTSETITYMCLHYMSFVNLKDEQIPEWLKETVSHLCDMILSYLEGLYKNGTLTVPVENLEEFMEVMRTYFLMLAQIFENGVTQIDDELAGCLMDLIMCEQARPSYYSDKDIQQLISKYVRPHVLDLYEMVYSFQKCQEYLMSGILCTPERDNYDVCMDFIAVVSTDNADVLPKTCQTLTKIFECLFKDATNFGNADRYERLIDAFGSLLYLVSNRELHSYFCAGLFEKDIITPQVCADILMLCFRLKEVNKCWEDNDIEQAVAFWNRCNNSFALFSQNPSQFHVQRFLKYFHNMGKQELPAMSVRNFRHLSAVATSNAQVGMTLLKRLEHISSSAPTQIEVYYETAALLEVLVEHNQTDCSQWFHRTSEIAKELMCLANSTAFTSAYFKLLARGTKSTQLLILRGLNTNNGCTNWHRQKFLDTCKASDDAQLRVFSARHVIGVDVQPLFEALRMKPGTLDSLLDSSFDVSKSSYTRRLEHVCSGPSVKRNRIEIPPKEILREIYEGSLQLGQCSEAFDNADWDLYKKIMANLNRVMQKKRSSFI